The window AGTTTACCAGGACATAATCTTAATAATATTTATTGTATTAATAAGCATGTTAATTTTATCTAAACAATCACTCGGGTGTGGACAAGGAATTTTCAAGGATGTGGACGGATGACTGAATGCACTGAAATTTGTTCAGTGCTGATACGGACTTAAAACTTACACAAGGAATCACTTTATATACGTTATGTTCTGTGGACTTGGACTTGCTTTTAATTCATTGTCATCTCATTAATAGAGTTTGAACTTGGCTTTACTGGGATTATTTGAGAGGAGTAGAGATTAAAAAATGCAGAAACCAGGCACTGAATGCTGTAGATTTTGGTGTTTAGTTGCTGGGACTAAAAAGCTGATGGTTGTGAGAGGTGGTTTCTGTTTGATATTTGTGGACTTAAAATGATATTGAGCATAATGCCCATCGTTAATTGCTACTGTTAGTTTTATTCTAACTGAACTGGAATTTAGATCATAATTTGTGACAACAACTTGAAGGAACATATAAGGTTTAACTGGTGCACTCTCAAGTGCTATTTGAATCTTGATTTTCACAAGAATATACTTGAAGAGCAGCTGAGCTAATGGTTTTCTAGATATTTTATTTATCCCTCTCAAGTGCTGTTTGAATCTTGATTTCACAAGAATATACGTGAAGAGCAGCTGTGCTAATGGTTTTCTTGACATTTATTGGGTTTTGTGGTTCCAAATAATTTTGTATTTAATGAGAGCTACTTTTAGTATTTTCAGTTCAACTGATGTTACTTTGGCATGAACATTTCCAACTtcatttctttttctgttttaaAATTCAGGAGTGTGGTTTACAGCAGAGTCAGATTCCATACTTTAGAACCACAATTCTAACCTTTTTGTAGTTTCTTATACCCCCCTTTTCCCTGTTAAAACGTACAAGGTATATTAGTCTACAGAACTTCATGGGTTTGTTATAAAACTTCCATCTTTGTCTTCTTATCgaaaaaaatattcatattgCAGCTTTTAATTCATTCTTGCAGACTGCAGTTGTTCCACTAGGAGAGGAAGAATTGCATTTAGTGGCAATGACATCCAGGAGAAACCTGACAAATCACGCATGTTTCTGGGGATATAAAGTGCCATTTGGTTTGTACAATTCTTGCTTGACTATGTTAAATCTCCGGTGCCTTGGGATCGTATTTGACCTTGATGAGACACTGATTGTCGCCAATACTACACGGTCTTTTGAGGACAGAATTGACGCGCTTCAGAGAAAGTTGAGCAATGAGACTGATCCACAGCGCATAAACGGTATGATAGCGGAGATTAAGAGGTACCAAGATGATAAGTCTATCCTAAAGCAGTACATTGAAGGTGATCAGGTCTATGATGATGGAAAAATGTATAAAGTGCAACCTGAGTTGGTTCCGCCATTATCCGATAACCATCAACCAATGACACGTCCAGTTATACGATTACAAGAGAAGAATATTATCTTGACGAGAATAAATCCTTTGGTATGTGATTCATTAGTTGAATTTGCATTACAACTGTTTTCACGAGCATATATTGGTCAGCAGATAGATACATTGTGATTCCAGTTTATGCTGGATGTCTTTTTGAATTTTCCTTGCACATCATACCTCCTAGGAGTCTTATATTTGTGCTGTCTAGTATGCAGTTGACTTGTTccttgatctctctctctcattatcAAGAAAGGTTCTCTAGAATTTACATGCATTCTCTATTGGGAAAATAGAAGTTTGTAAGTTGAGCAATAGCAATGACAGTTCAGCGTGCCTTTTCACATTGCTTTGATGTGGCCTGACTTTGGTTGCATAAGTTTGTACAAAACTTCCAGGctaaggctttttttttttttttttgtgtagatAAGGGATACCAGTGTTCTTGTACGTTTAAGGCCAGCATGGGAGGATCTCCGGAGCTACTTGATTGCTAGAGGTCGCAAACGTTTTGAGGTCTATGTGTGTACAATGGCTGAGAGAGACTACGCCTTAGAAATGTGGAGGTTGCTTGATCCAGACTCAAGATTGATTAACTCTGTTCAACTTAATGACAGAATGGTGTGTGTAAAATCTGGTATGTGTCTCTTTTCTGATTAAGTATGTCATGAACTTAGTACAATGTTGTTTTCAAATGTTCCACAATTAGAGCTCTGGTCATGATTGCAGCTTCAATGCTTCCATCACCCTTTATGCATATTGTTTGATCCATCCTACTGAAGCTAACagcgactttttttttctaggtttAAGAAAGTCCTTGCTGAATGTTTTCCATGATGGATCCTGCCATCCTGGAATGGCCCTAGTAATTGATGACCGACTCAAAGTCTGGGATGAGAAGGATCAATCTAGAGTTCATGTGGTTCCTGCATTCACTCCATATTATGCACCACAAGCAGAGGTAACGGTCATGCTCCATACCAATGCAAATAGTATCTTCTTGCTTGGACACTAAAGAATCTCCTTCAACTTTACAGGCAAACTGTTCTATCCCAGTTCTCTGTGTCGCCAGGAATGTTGCATGCAATGTTAGAGGGGGCTTCTTTAAGTAAGATTATCGGCTCTGCTAATGCGCTTTCCATATTATATATCATGGGCTCATGGTACTCTACTATCAAACTAAGTCGGACTGATTGACATAGAACTTTCATGATTCAATTTGCAGGGACTTTGATGAAGGCCTCTTACCAAGAATTAGCAATGTTTTTTATGAGGATGAAATCAATGAAATCCCATCTGCTCCAGATGTTGGCAATTATTTGATTTCAGAGGTAAAAAAATTGGTAAATGCAATGCTACCATGTTCACCTCTCAGTAATTAACTGTTCTTCTGATCTTCATTAGGATGAGAATGTTGCGGCAGTGAATGGAAACAGGGATCCATTGGCTTTTGATGGTATGGCTGATGCTGAGGTTGAAAGGAGAATGAAGGTTTGAGCTCTTTGCGCCTTTATCTGGATGTTTGATTGTGGGCTGACAAAATCACAAAAAGAAGAGACATCCAAGAATAATTCATAGAAAgctgttttttttaacattggTTTAGATGTTGAACTCCTGAAGCATGTTGCATTATTTTAAGTAACAATTGTTGAAACATTTACCTAGTCAAGTACCAATGATATAACATATAGATTGTGCTGGATCTGTTCTTTCAGTTTGTTACATCTTCCGATCTTCCTGTATAATAGCTCCACACATCTTCCTTTAAAGCTGTATTCAATATATGACGGTAATAGAGATTGCAACAACTATTAATGTCTATATTTCTAATATTGTCTTTAAAACAGTAAAATGATAAGTTATTTTGTTAATGTGGcatcaacaaaattataatttcaGCATGAGATACGCTTGTCATGAGCTATGTAACATTTAATGAAACATTCTGAGCAGAATATTCGAAAGGAAATTATTTGCCGATAGCTTCATATGCTTCTTTACATATACATCTGTTTTGAAATTTTGCGTCATTTCTCTCACATATTGCACTTGCATCATTTCTCCCTCACATATTGCCCTTCAACTATTTTTCAGGAAGCATCTGGAAATGCTCAAGCTTTTACTACAACAGCAGCTAACTTTGTGATGCCAGTACTCCCTGGTCAAAATTTCGTTTCATCTTCAGTAGCACCAGTAGCCCCATCCCTTGGCATGGTGCCTTTGAGTAATAATCAGGGTCCACCTCCATTCACTCAACCAGTTGCTCAACTGAGTCTCTCAGATCCACTGCAAGGCTCTCCAGCTAGGGAAGAGGGTGAAGTTCCTGAGTCAGAGTTAGATCCTGACACAAGGAGAAGACTTCTTATATTACAACATGGTCAAGACACCAGAGATCCTACACCTCCTCTTCCAGCAGTACCTCCTGTTCAAGTCCCAGTTCCTCCAGTTCAACCTCATGGAAATTGGTTTCCTGTAgaggatggcatgaatccaaatAATCTAAACAGGGGTTCTGCAGGGTTCCCTTTGGAATCTGAAACTATGCACTATGATAAAAAGCAACTACCTCACCCATTCTTTCATGGTGGGGAAAACCCTATATCCTCTGATAGATTTAGTTATCAGAACCAGAGGTATCCCTCCCAGGTAGGCGATTCAACTTTTGTAGTCTCTGCAATTGCTATCAAGACATTTCTATACCACTCTGTAACAAACATTTTCTTGACTCAGCTACCGCATAGTGAAGATCATCGCGTTCTTCAGAACCATGCACCGTCAAGATACAGATCCTTCCCTGGTATTCTTACTATTTCCATTTGGAATTCTGATGTTGATCTTTTAGGGTGGTCCTGAGAATTAGGCAGAGACGTCGTGCATTTGTTGATAAACAAGGTCCTATTTTTTGCGAAAAGGAGTTTCTTAGGTTCAGCCACCAACAGACAAAAATGAGAACTCTTCAAAACATTAAAAGACAATGAAGTTAAGGTTTAGGGCTGTAATTTTGTTTCTAGCACTTGGCATTCTGGCTTGCTATACTATCTGTATGACCATATGAGTTTGTTGTGCTTTACTGCCTGTGATGTAGTAAGTTAACTTTGTTTGTTTTAGATTATATATGCTGTTGACTATGATTTTACAAACTCAAGTATAGGTGCACTCATTAATTCATTATGGCTTGTACACTTTCTCACTTAAACGAGTTCTCAAATATTTTGCCTAGATAATTGTTATGTAAAGTGTAACTTAATTTCCATAGTGGAAATTGCAATCGAATTCCGTAAGAACGTTAAAAAGCTTTTGTTCTTTGCAAAGTTGAGTATAGCATAAAAACTTTACTATGCTTAACTGTATCTCCATCCTGAAGGAGAGGAGCTAGCAACTCGGCATGTTTCTTCAAGTCAGAGAAACAACCAGATAGTACCAGGACAACACTTTGCTCGGCATGCAGGGAGCTCTGCTGGCATACTAGAGGAGATTGCTATGAAGTGTGGTTCTAAGGTAGTTTTGAACATTCAGGTCGCACCATACAATCCAGTTTATAATCATTGACACTTTTCATTGTTTTTAGGTGGAGTACAGGTCAGCACTATGTGATACTGCGGATTTACAGTTCTCAATCGAGGTAGATTGGAACTTCTATTCAATGTTTATTATTGGTATCTCTGCAGTAAATTTAGTTCCAAAAAATCAGAGCTCCTCTCCTGGACTTGTTGAAAATTGTAAGCTTACCTTATTTATATCCCTTTCTTATGTCTATTACCTCTTTCAGGTTTGGATTGTTGGAGAAAAAGTAGGCGAAGGCATTGGCAGGACAAGGAAAGAAGCACAGTGTCAAGCTGCAGAAATCTCATTAAGAAATTTAGCTAGTAAGTTTGTTTTTCCTGCTTAGTCTACAGCCTATTAGTTTCCTTACTGCACATATAACATAATGTTTTGTGCCATCAATCTTGTCGCAACCAAGACATTCGTTTTAAATAAAAGATTGACATGTTTACTTGGGGCATAGGGTgtgttttttcaaaatttgggCACATAGCGCATTTCAGCTATTGCCACTTAATAGTGCTGGATTATTCTGTTTACATATGTTTCATTGAAGAATACTTAATCAGGTTATCATAAATCAGAGCCTGTTGACAATATACGGAGGTTCGAGTAGATTCATGAAGCTTACTGTGTAGAATGCTGGAATTTTCATGGCATTCAAATTTGCCTGCTTGCATGTTGTCAGTTTTCCTTTTGGTTTCTGGGATGAAAACATCTGGATGAAGCTATATTTCTGTAATTGATAGGttgaaaaaagcaaaacattgtAACTCTTTTATTGTTTTGCGTCTTTTTGGAACTTCTTGTTTTATACAATATTTTGTATTGATTTGCCATGCCAACAATACTTGCAGATAAATATCTGTCATCTGATCCAAATAAGATGACTGATATGAAAGAAAATGGTTTTGGTAGCAATACAAACATTTTTGGATACCCTGGAAATAGTAGGGACGATGTGTTACCAATTGCAAGTACTTCAGAAGAAACTCGCTTTGTGAAGATGGGGGAGAACAATTCCAGAAAAGCAGGAGGTTCTATTGCTGCTCTCAAGGAACTTGTAAGTATCTTAGATTGTTGGTTGTTTGACACAGCTCTTTTTCAATTAATAACATAGTTGAAAATGTGTTGCAGTGCACAGCTGAGGGATATAACTTAGTTTTTCAAGCTCGGACATCTCCTGATAGTTCAGTAGGCAAAGAAGCTTATGCTGAGGTCAGTTAGCAACTATTTCCTCATTATTTTACTTAAACAAGTTGTTATAATGCTGGGGAGAATGTCTAGGATCATGCCTTTTTCTCAGTATATGTGTATGGTGCACAACGATGTATTAGCAGTATTGTTGTGGGACCTGCAGCATCATAATTGTGTCGCTAACTTTGGCTTTCAGGTAGAAGTTTGTGGGCAAATTCTAGGCAACGGAGTGGGAATAACATGGGAAGATGCTAAGCTTCAGGTTATAAGCAGCCCTCGTACTTAAGCAACTGTTTTCCTTTGTTGCTTTAGTGTTTCCTACTTATGGAAGAATAAGATCATGAAGTGTGTTCAAAGATATTTCTATTTTGCCTTTTGACTGACTGACCGATGTGGAAGTCAGGAGGGTTTTGTTCGTCTTTTCAGTTTACGTAATAACTTGAGTTATGTTTCACATTCAATTCTTGTTCCACTAAACCATTTCTAGCTTTTGGAAATGGAGCCAATTAATAATGTGGTTCTGACTTTGGAGTACATATTTTTTGTGTGTCTGAGGTGTGGGGAATAAAGGTTGTaagtgggatttttttttcttgtttttacgTGCAAGGGACTACTTATAAAGGATAAACATGTTGTATATCTGAATTGATGTTTGTATGTTTGATCACTCTGTAGGCTGCTGATGAAGCTCTTGGAATGTTGAGATCCATGCTTGGTCCACTTGCTCAGAAACGGTCCAGTTCTCCAAGGTGATTGTTACTGGCTTTGTGCATGCAATAAATTTGATAATTATTGGCTATCTATATGGTTAGCTTTGTTTTCCATGGACATGATGGAATATCCttttcagcccagatattacaGCATTGCTAATTACAAGTTTTATGGTAGTGTCAGTTAATTTCCTTATAGGTGCTCTATCATTGTATCCATGTGCCCAATTCACGACATGTTTGGTTTATGCCCCCAATGAGCCAATCAAAATTCTGCGTGTATTTTAGCCTAGCAGATGCCACAACCACAATATTTGGTAAAAAGAAAGATCTTGTGTGAGCAGCCAAAATCTTGCATCTTGTGTGGACCGTTTGATTGATGCAATTTGTAGTTGAATCCCCATTTCTGCTAGGTAAATGGAAAATACAAATTGAGTTTGATAATATTGTCTGCCAATCCATGACCTTGATGGTAACCCGGGTTAATATGGATGCCTAGAGGAAGTGGAGGAAAAAATTATGGTGGCTGGCTTAAGCTTGTAATTTAAAATTAGCGTGACATGTGCAGGGGTGTGACTTTTGCAATACTCACAGATATTCTCCTGTTGTCAGATTGTAGTTTGTTTCTTCCTTTGTTTGTTTAGCCTATCCTTTGTGTCTTCTGTTTTAGTATAATTTAGATATATGTTTATTATTTCCTCAGGTCACTGGCACCCAGTTTTGATAAGCGCTTCAAGCCAGATTTTCCACGGGCAGTGCAAAGGGTTCCTTATGGTAGATATTCCCGAATTGAAGGCCATGTTCCTTGACATTTTAACGGATACATTGGTTCTAAACTCTGGATTTTTTAGCTAGATGAGACGTATCAACTTTGCAGAGAATAAAAACCATGACACCCGGTCATCTTGCGCGGCTTCTACTGGAAACATGGATGGTTGTGGATGCACCAAGAAATTGCAAGCAATTGTGGTGGCCATGTCTTCATGCTGATACTTGCTTTGGGTCTGATCTCACGTTAATTGACATGTTTGACTTGAAGTGTGCCCATCCTTGTGGATACCCAGACGTACCGCTTCCGTGGGGGCTTGTGCAGCTTCTGTCCTGCTTGGGGGAACTTCAATCCGTGGCTGCAGAGGCGCTGCGACCGTTTTAACATTTTGTTTGTAGGATAAGTTTGTAGCTTAGGTTTGGAGTAGGTAGCTAATTTTGTTGCGGTGGAAGTAGGTATTAATCCTACATTAAATCCcgtgtttatttttttaggtcAATACTGACAAAAGTTCAGTAGCTAGATGTTTATTATTTGTTTCTTTATGTAGTCATTCTTTATTATGTTCTTGTCATTATTTGTAAAGATCTACGGTTTGTTGATTGTGTTGCCGGTGTAACCTCGCATCGCGGGGTGGCCTCTCGAATCTCTCGTATGTTGTCTCCTGCTGAAAAACTGTACACGTCTGCTGTGGTCGTGACTACGAAGTTCTTCCAGATGACTCCCACCTCCTGAATTTCCCATTATcttttacttcctccgttttttttaaTCGATGACGGCTATTAGCTTTTGAACACATATTGATCATTGGtgtattcaaaaattttatgaaaatatatttaaaaattttatggaaatgtataaaatatgaataatacatAAAGGActttaaatgataaaacaactcacaacacaataaattataattacgtaatttttttaataagacattGTTAAATGTGTGATAAAAAATGAACAACATTATGTAGTACgcaattagtgcaaatataaaaaaagataagtcatacttaaaatacttttgataataaaataagtcacaaacaaaataaataataattctataatctttcaaataaaacgaatggttaaacattaaaaaaacaaaactcaaaACAACAAGTATTTTAAGATGAAGGGAATATTAAAAAGATAGGTAgtatatttttctctcttttttttcattgttaagCATTGTGCTACCGCTCTGGTGGAGGCTTGTCCCTTCAGCTCTGGCAAGGTATGCCTATACGGGCTGTTTGCTTATACCAAAATCATAATATCCTGGCCCAATTAGGATGAATCCTGTGTGGCCTATAAGAGTCGTGTGCATATGTTTAGTAAGAGTATAACCAATTTATAAGGACTTATCCTTTCAACTATATCACTCCCAAATTAACCCTTTTACGTGAAGTGATGATGAAAATGTAAGTGgggtggtatgtgtaagtgggctCGCCCGTTGGTTGGGTTGGGCTGCGCAGTTTTGGAGGGTGGACTGTTATAAATGGTATCAGAGATGACCCTCGCAGTTGCATGTACGGGTCAGTGTACAGGCATGTGGCCTAACGTAGGATCGGATAGATATAATATATTCTAATATTAATACTAATAATATATCTAGAAATTATGCCTAGATTTATAGCACCAGGATATGTCTAATACAATTgtagttgctatattttgggacaattgTAGGTTGCTATGTTTTGAGATGGATGGAATAGTAATTTCAAAAATTCACTCTTGAAaactatatcaaaattttgttagACTTTAGCAAAGAGTATCTAACGCTTCTAGAATTTAGTAGTGATAACAAAGTGAACATGTCCTAAAAACAAACGTTCATTAATACCACCCTAACAAATTTTGATAGTGTTCCTACTTCCTAGCACACACTTTTTCTGAAAACTTCTATCTAAACTTTCATCTGAAAAACTTCCTTTCAAAAAACTTTCATCAAATAActtttatatgaaaaaaatgtgCACTGATAATGCATGTGCGCCAAATAGCAATCATGGCATTTATCCTTTTCGAACCAAATGTATTAGACCACGTGTTAACCATAGGCGCTTACCGGCCCAATTATAATAGGCCGCACATACCACACTTTGGTAAAAGTAAGGTTTAGCTTAATTGCAAGAGCAAAACACCCCTCTTGGCGATGCGTCCCCACCAAGTACTCGTCGTTGCTAGCTACGCGATCACACTGTGCTCGAGCCCGTCCAATTCACGTGTGACAACCAAATAAAGTTAATTTAGTATACATCTCACGGAATCACATGTTTTTTATCACCATCAAAAACACTACTTACAAGTCACCGCGAACCGCGCAAGGTTTTGAGAAGCAACAAATTGCACGCAGCTTGCAAATCAAGCACGTATTAGCTACGTGCTGCTCTACCTCAGAACCTTGCGGTAGTAGCAATAGTCACCCACTGAGGCAGAATGCACGTGACTGAGGCAGAATGCACGGCAGTAGCAATAGTCACCCACACCCACTGCTATAGAACACCTAATAGGGGACGCCCCTATATAGGCCATTTCCCGTCCACCTGATATCTTAGGAAAGGTTAAAAATAAAAACCGGAGACTATAAATGCCAGCACATATAAGGTTGTCACGTTATATGTACCGATTTTCATAAAAACAACGAGTTAGGTTGCCACGTTATAAGGCACTATGGGTGCCACGTTATCTAGGGGTGCCAattctttttttgaaaaaaactaaCACATCAGACCGCCGAACCAAGCTGCCTCAGTCCATTCGTGGATTCGCCCTTATTTATCTTTTCCCAGCCCATCTCCTCATTTTGTCTCACTTATCTTTTTTCCTAGCTGAGCCACAATCCATCCTCCGCCATCACCTTCTCGttcttctccccctccttcGAACTCAAGAAACGCTCGCCGGCATGGCGGCACGCCCTTCCCTTGGCGGGTAGCGTTGTCTCACGGCGGCGCCCTTCCCTCGGTCCTGCCTCCCCACGAGCTCGGGTGCCACGAGCTTGAGGGTAGCCAAATCCGGCTGCCATGGCCCATgagcaacggcggcggtggtccaTATGGCTAACAACTACCTCTTCCCCATTCCcacctaaaaaaaattgagattaCGTCGCCCTTCCCTTGGCCCTGCCTCCCCATGTGCTCGGGTGTGGAACGGCCAGATCCCGCCACCGCGAGCTTGGGGGCCGCCAGATCCAGCCGCCACAAGTAACGGCAACAACGGTTCACATAGCGCATGTACTTCTTCCCCATCCTCACCTAAAAAAACCCTCCTCCCGGGTCTCTCCCACCACCCTTAGATTTAACTATGGTATTTCTAGATCTGAGTGATGGTGGTGAGCGGCAA of the Oryza sativa Japonica Group chromosome 2, ASM3414082v1 genome contains:
- the LOC4330100 gene encoding RNA polymerase II C-terminal domain phosphatase-like 1 — its product is MIRSMVYFGNTSIGEVEVWPSGDASLAAAAWAREIRVDRLSPPSERCQPLAVMHTVAVGARCLVMESRLPKAADEPPQPLVAMHAACLKENKTAVVPLGEEELHLVAMTSRRNLTNHACFWGYKVPFGLYNSCLTMLNLRCLGIVFDLDETLIVANTTRSFEDRIDALQRKLSNETDPQRINGMIAEIKRYQDDKSILKQYIEGDQVYDDGKMYKVQPELVPPLSDNHQPMTRPVIRLQEKNIILTRINPLIRDTSVLVRLRPAWEDLRSYLIARGRKRFEVYVCTMAERDYALEMWRLLDPDSRLINSVQLNDRMVCVKSGLRKSLLNVFHDGSCHPGMALVIDDRLKVWDEKDQSRVHVVPAFTPYYAPQAEANCSIPVLCVARNVACNVRGGFFKDFDEGLLPRISNVFYEDEINEIPSAPDVGNYLISEDENVAAVNGNRDPLAFDGMADAEVERRMKEASGNAQAFTTTAANFVMPVLPGQNFVSSSVAPVAPSLGMVPLSNNQGPPPFTQPVAQLSLSDPLQGSPAREEGEVPESELDPDTRRRLLILQHGQDTRDPTPPLPAVPPVQVPVPPVQPHGNWFPVEDGMNPNNLNRGSAGFPLESETMHYDKKQLPHPFFHGGENPISSDRFSYQNQRYPSQLPHSEDHRVLQNHAPSRYRSFPGEELATRHVSSSQRNNQIVPGQHFARHAGSSAGILEEIAMKCGSKVEYRSALCDTADLQFSIEVWIVGEKVGEGIGRTRKEAQCQAAEISLRNLANKYLSSDPNKMTDMKENGFGSNTNIFGYPGNSRDDVLPIASTSEETRFVKMGENNSRKAGGSIAALKELCTAEGYNLVFQARTSPDSSVGKEAYAEVEVCGQILGNGVGITWEDAKLQAADEALGMLRSMLGPLAQKRSSSPRSLAPSFDKRFKPDFPRAVQRVPYGRYSRIEGHVP